The Nostoc cf. commune SO-36 genomic sequence AATGCCGGCGAACAGCATCCGAAAGAAAGTATCGAGGAAATCACCGAAGAGCAACTAGAGCGGACTTTCCGCACTAATATCTTCTCAATGTTTTTCATGACTAAGGCTGCACTCAAGCATTTGCAAGCAGGCAGTTCTATCGTCAATACTACATCGGTAACAGCTTATAAAGGTAGCCCACAACTGCTAGATTACTCATCTACAAAAGGTGCGATCGTTGCTTTTACTCGCTCCTTATCAAAAAATTTGGTATCAAAAGGAATTCGCGTTAATGCTGTTGCGCCAGGGCCAATTTGGACACCTTTAATTCCCTCAACTTTTCCTGAAGAGAAAGTTGAAAATTTTGGCAAACAAGTACCAATGCAACGAGCCGGACAACCAGAAGAAGTTGCTCCTAGCTATGTATATTTAGCCTCTGATGATGGTTCTTATGTCTCTGGACAAGTGTTACATGTCAATGGTGGAGATGTTGTCAATGGGTAAGTGAAAAAGTAGTCATTAGTCATTAGTCATTAGTTATCTACTTTATACAAATGACTAATGATAAAAAATAATCATTCCTAACTAT encodes the following:
- a CDS encoding SDR family oxidoreductase — protein: MAKSKEQKEQKEKKLQPPQQQETPGVESEMTPKPKADDAQYRGSGKLQDKVALITGADSGIGRAVAIAFAKEGADVAILYLNEHDDAKETKHLVEKQGRRAVTIAGDIGDETFCQQAVQQTVGEFGKLDILINNAGEQHPKESIEEITEEQLERTFRTNIFSMFFMTKAALKHLQAGSSIVNTTSVTAYKGSPQLLDYSSTKGAIVAFTRSLSKNLVSKGIRVNAVAPGPIWTPLIPSTFPEEKVENFGKQVPMQRAGQPEEVAPSYVYLASDDGSYVSGQVLHVNGGDVVNG